A region from the Vicia villosa cultivar HV-30 ecotype Madison, WI linkage group LG3, Vvil1.0, whole genome shotgun sequence genome encodes:
- the LOC131661710 gene encoding disease resistance protein RUN1-like gives MAVQQYVGSSSSSSSMVTSLKKFNVFISFRGEDTRKTFTSHLYEALNKKVLTFIDIELEKGDEISSTLNKAIEGSDASIVIFSKDYASSKWCLDELVKILECKRDRRQIVVPVFYDLEPSHVRNQTGIYKQAFEKHELDLRHNKDKLQKWKDALTEAANLSGWNSQNYGMDSNFVNAVVEDVLNKLYRRYPFEVNKELVGIDTKYEKMESLLKIGSNDVRTLVLWGMGGIGKTTLAKHLFGRLCSQFERSCFIENIREESTKLGLKFVRNKLFSTLLELPLNTPYVETPIFKNKLAHERSLIVLDDVATLEQAENVNIVNKYLGEGSRVIITTRDMQICSQFDECDIYKFEEMNADESVQLFCKNAFGEKCPKDGYDNLSKKAILYCRGNPLALKVLGANFRTKKSKKEWESELEKLKKIPNRKIHDVLKLSYDDLDHTQQDIFLDIACISRPPVYYNSLTQKDYLTAVCNACKFYAESGLEVLLDKALIYFDSKHFITMHALLKEMGKEIVMTESVKDPGRRSRLWDQKDVYDVLKYKKGTEVVEVIEFNIYQLEDLYLSSDSFKSMTNLRHLHIESIDRENRLHLLEGLEWLSDKLRHLCWILFPLESLPSTFCAEWLVQLKMQHSKLKKLWNGIQRLDNLMILDLNYSEDLIEIPDLSRALNLQIVSLSRCESLCQLHASIFSIPKLIELHLDGCKKIESLKNNIHLKSLQLLDLSFSSYLTECSVTSEEIELSLWGAVVHGYSSLMWCNKKLTGLHLTECTQINTSSLWFILDGTPSLKKLYLRNCCNLEILPNNIQNNSMLEILILNECSKLKSIPKLPASLQTLELNECRKLKSLPKLPVSLQNLKAKNCIHLDTNSVQRSILENMSLSNRNLPTYHWEFFYFPGGEVPREFYFHTAKASIVIPPIPKYGLCGFFICIILSEEAGLVFSGEIICTIYQHTKEIGRQRTRCCTKGLISDHVFLDYIICYDSDWVKVGSESGGHDYNFSFKFSSEELQGLRTEWIKGCGVIPVYDLKHSFVLEDGRISGVEIVEIQSNAQLLSDDIKVFDDCQQNSKFDINESQHQEIGAENEDDQHKLIIPQTENMEELNDKSSCSCSIGLLLKHILEESKRLFLK, from the exons ATGGCTGTGCAACAATATGtaggttcttcttcttcttcatcttctatgGTAACATCTTTGAAGaaatttaatgtttttattaGTTTTCGTGGTGAGGATACTCGTAAAACCTTCACGAGCCATCTTTACGAAGCTCTTAACAAAAAAGTTCTAACATTTATTGACATTGAGCTTGAAAAAGGAGATGAGATCTCATCAACACTCAACAAAGCCATTGAGGGGTCAGATGCATCTATAGTCATATTTTCAAAAGACTATGCATCTTCAAAATGGTGTTTGGATGAACTCGTTAAGATTCTAGAATGTAAGAGAGATCGGAGACAGATTGTCGTACCTGTTTTCTATGATTTAGAACCATCTCATGTAAGGAATCAAACCGGGATTTATAAGCAAGCTTTTGAAAAACATGAGCTAGATTTGAGACACAACAAAGACAAGTTGCAGAAATGGAAAGATGCACTCACTGAAGCAGCCAATTTATCGGGCTGGAACTCTCAAAATTACGg GATGGACTCAAATTTCGTTAACGCCGTTGTAGAAGATGTTTTAAATAAATTGTATCGGAGATACCCATTTGAAGTTAACAAGGAACTTGTTGGCATTGATACAAAGTATGAAAAGATGGAATCTTTACTGAAAATTGGATCAAATGATGTTAGAACTCTTGTATTATGGGGCATGGGAGGCATAGGAAAGACCACTCTAGCCAAACATTTATTTGGTAGATTATGTTCTCAATTTGAACGTAGTTGCTTCATTGAAAATATAAGGGAAGAATCAACCAAACTTGGACTCAAATTTGTACGTAACAAACTTTTTTCTACATTGTTGGAGCTTCCTCTCAATACACCATATGTAGAAACCccaattttcaaaaacaaacttGCACATGAAAGGAGTCTCATTGTGTTGGATGATGTGGCAACCTTAGAACAAGCAGAAAATGTTAACATAGTCAATAAATACTTGGGAGAGGGAAGTAGAGTCATTATCACAACTAGAGATATGCAGATATGTAGCCAATTTGACGAGTGTGACATATATAAGTTTGAGGAAATGAATGCAGATGAATCTGTTCAACTATTCTGCAAGAATGCTTTTGGAGAAAAATGTCCTAAGGATGGATATGATAATCTATCAAAAAAGGCAATTCTTTATTGCAGAGGCAATCCCTTAGCTTTGAAAGTTTTAGGTGCAAATTTTCGtacaaaaaaaagtaaaaaagagTGGGAAAGTGAATTGGAGAAACTCAAAAAGATTCCTAATAGAAAAATCCATGATGTGTTAAAATTGAGTTATGATGACTTAGATCATACTCAACAAGACATATTTCTAGACATTGCATGCATCTCCAGACCACCGGTTTATTATAACTCTCTTACTCAAAAAGATTACTTAACAGCAGTATGTAATGCTTGCAAGTTTTATGCAGAGAGTGGATTAGAAGTCCTTCTAGATAAAGCACTCATTTATTTTGATTCCAAGCACTTTATCACAATGCATGCTTTattaaaagaaatgggaaaggagATTGTCATGACAGAATCTGTCAAAGACCCCGGAAGAAGAAGTCGATTGTGGGATCAAAAGGATGTGTATGATGTATTGAAGTACAAGAAG GGAACGGAAGTTGTTGAAGTTATAGAATTCAATATTTATCAACTTGAGGATTTGTACTTGAGCTCTGATTCATTTAAAAGCATGACCAACTTAAGACATCTTCATATTGAGTCTATAGATAGAGAAAATAGACTGCATCTCCTTGAAGGTCTTGAGTGGTTGTCTGATAAATTGAGGCATCTTTGTTGGATTTTATTCCCACTTGAGTCTTTGCCATCAACCTTTTGTGCAGAGTGGCTTGTACAGCTTAAAATGCAGCATAGCAAGCTTAAAAAGCTTTGGAATGGAATTCAG AGGCTTGACAATTTAATGATTCTTGATCTTAATTACTCCGAAGACCTGATTGAGATTCCAGATTTATCAAGAGCCCTAAATCTTCAAATAGTATCCCTTTCTCGTTGTGAGAGTCTCTGTCAACTCCATGCATCCATTTTTAGTATCCCCAAGCTTATAGAACTACATTTAGATGGCTGCAAAAAAATTGAAAGCCTGAAAAATAACATTCATTTAAAATCTCTCCAATTACTtgatctctctttttcttcataTCTTACGGAATGTTCGGTGACATCTGAGGAAATTGAGTTGTCTTTATGGGGCGCTGTTGTACACGGATATTCTTCATTGATGTGGTGCAATAAGAAACTTACAGGACTGCACCTTACAGAGTGTACACAAATCAATACATCGAGTCTTTGGTTCATCCTTGATGGCACGCCGTctttaaaaaaactatatttgAGGAATTGCTGCAACTTAGAAATTCTCCCTAACAACATCCAAAATAATTCAATGTTGGAAATTCTTATTTTAAATGAATGTTCAAAACTTAAGTCTATACCAAAGCTTCCAGCCTCCTTGCAAACTCTTGAATTAAATGAATGCAGGAAACTTAAATCCCTACCAAAACTTCCAGTTAGCTTGCAAAACTTGAAAGCCAAGAATTGCATTCATTTGGACACTAACTCCGTTCAACGATCAATACTTGAGAATATGTCACTGAGTAACAGGAATCTGCCAACTTATCATTGGGAGTTCTTTTACTTTCCAGGTGGTGAAGTTCCTAGGGAGTTTTATTTTCATACAGCAAAGGCTTCCATAGTTATTCCTCCTATTCCAAAATATGGTTTGTGTGGTTTTTTCATTTGCATAATTCTCTCTGAAGAAGCGGGTCTCGTTTTCTCTGGTGAAATTATTTGTACTATTTATCAACACACCAAAGAAATTGGCCGACAAAGGACGCGGTGTTGTACAAAAGGATTAATTTCAGATCATGTATTCTTAGACTACATAATCTGTTATGATTCCGATTGGGTGAAGGTTGGGAGTGAAAGTGGAGGTCATGATTACAACTTTTCATTTAAATTCAGTAGTGAAGAACTTCAAGGTCTGAGAACAGAGTGGATCAAGGGCTGTGGGGTCATTCCTGTTTATGACTTAAAACATAGTTTTGTGTTGGAGGATGGTAGAATTAGTGGAGTTGAAATTGTTGAAATACAATCCAACGCTCAACTATTATCTGATGATATTAAAGTTTTTGATGATTGTCAACAAAATTCGAAATTTGATATTAATGAGTCACAACACCAAGAAATCGGAGCTGAAAATGAAGATGACCAGCACAAACTAATTATTCCTCAGACAGAAAATATGGAGGAGTTAAATGATAAATCTTCTTGTTCATGTTCAATCG GTCTTTTGTTGAAGCACATACTAGAAGAATCAAAACGTCTATTTCTAAAGTAA